CCAAGACCAACGGGAGGTACAGGAGCACCAGCTGGTCACCCAGCCAGGAGGGTTCGAAGGCGAATCCGGTTACCCTGGCTCGCAGCGGATCGCGGATCGAGAACAGGCGGTGAAAGGCGACCAGCCGTTCGGGAACCGGGTTGTAGGCATATCGAAGGCGAGCGACCTGGAAGCCGCTGTATGCGAGCATGGCCATCGCACCGGCATAGATCCATCGCAGGCTGGCGATCATCTCGCCTCGTCCACGAGGCAGCATGCTCGCCACGAGGAAGAAGCCTGCGCCGATACATAAGGTCAACAATGCCCGAAGCTCGCGCCCCAGCACACTTTGTCCCGCACTCGGGTAGACCGGCAGGAAGAACGCCCCCGCGCTAGCAACCAGCGCCACGCTGACAAAGGCGATCAGCGGCAGTGCGACCAGCGGCAGCCGTCGCTCCCGGACAATCCGCCAGGGCAACCAGCCCAGCAGCAAGAGCGCCAGAGGAACCCCGGAAAGGGGACTGACGCCGGTCCATCCGGCAAAGTGGGCAACCCACGGATGACTGGAGATCGGGATGGTGATCAGCAGCGCTGCCCAGAGAACCCAAGCGAGGCGCTCCTGCCAGGGGGGTCCGGTGGATTCTGTCAACACCCCACGCCCATCCCCAGCCGTCAAGTGCCCACCCCGCCGTGACCTTCCGCCGGCTCATCAGGCGCACGCCCGGATCGGCGTGGAGCCATGATGCTGATCCAGACTCCGGCGACCAGGCCAAGAACCGCCCCCGCCAGCACCAACGCGCCCCGATCCCACACGACCGGGGTCGACGGAGGTTGGGCGTGTTCGACCCACTCGAATGACAGCGAGGGAAGGATGCCCCGGCTCGCCTTCATTTCTGCCCGCAGCATCGCCTGCTGCCCGGAATCGAGCTCCGGGGCTGCGGTGACGCACTCCCAGAAGCGAGCCTCCGGCGCAGGCTGCGGCAGAAGTCGGAAGCACTCGACCATCACCGGCGCGCCTCTTAGGTCAAGCAGCTTCCAGGCATGCTGCTGTGCTACTTGAAGCTGAGTGACCGCAGCGGCAGCCCAGGCGTTGGCGATTCTCGCCGCAGTTGCCGGATCGCGATCGGTCGCCATCAGCTCCCATCTCGCCAGCCGCTGCTCGAGCACC
This genomic interval from Anaerolineales bacterium contains the following:
- a CDS encoding Wzz/FepE/Etk N-terminal domain-containing protein, with product MDLTQDADLLEPARRVQARWYWLLLALLAGAALGWAFSLVRPPVYRANAILAVSNDYGVTGPLELVVEDRALDRVHQLILADDTLTQAMEELKGVDPANPAWADLRALRARLVLEQRLARWELMATDRDPATAARIANAWAAAAVTQLQVAQQHAWKLLDLRGAPVMVECFRLLPQPAPEARFWECVTAAPELDSGQQAMLRAEMKASRGILPSLSFEWVEHAQPPSTPVVWDRGALVLAGAVLGLVAGVWISIMAPRRSGRAPDEPAEGHGGVGT